The following are encoded in a window of Campylobacter concisus ATCC 51562 genomic DNA:
- the ribA gene encoding GTP cyclohydrolase II — MKIEISNAANLPSRFGTYKVQAFKEGAKEHLVIYKEPLSEVVNLRIHSECLTGDAIGSLKCDCRDQLEASLKYIEENGGMVIYLRQEGRNIGLLNKINAYSLQDKGFDTIEANHQLGFKADERTYEVVDFILNHYGIKEVNLLTNNPLKLHGLSSVKIVKRVPIVIKPNKFNEDYLKVKKEQMGHIL; from the coding sequence ATGAAAATAGAAATTTCAAACGCTGCAAATCTACCATCAAGATTTGGCACTTATAAGGTTCAAGCCTTCAAAGAAGGGGCAAAAGAGCACCTTGTGATCTACAAAGAGCCTTTGAGCGAAGTTGTAAATCTTAGAATTCACTCCGAATGCCTAACTGGCGATGCGATCGGGAGCCTAAAGTGCGACTGTCGCGACCAGCTTGAAGCGAGCCTAAAATATATCGAAGAAAATGGCGGCATGGTCATCTATCTGCGTCAAGAGGGCAGAAATATCGGGCTTTTAAACAAGATAAATGCCTACAGCCTGCAAGATAAGGGCTTTGACACGATAGAAGCCAATCACCAGCTAGGTTTTAAGGCTGATGAGAGGACGTATGAAGTGGTTGATTTTATCCTAAATCACTACGGCATAAAAGAGGTAAATTTACTCACAAATAACCCTTTAAAACTTCACGGGCTAAGCTCAGTAAAGATCGTAAAACGCGTGCCTATCGTCATCAAACCAAATAAATTTAACGAAGACTACCTGAAAGTAAAAAAAGAGCAAATGGGGCACATCCTGTGA
- the rsmG gene encoding 16S rRNA (guanine(527)-N(7))-methyltransferase RsmG, with protein sequence MKNELCLPAKFDEKVKAYAQIFAKFNKVHSLSNYKDISEQVLDSIKPLEIFDLSAKTAIDVGSGAGFPAIFLALAMPHTKWHLFEPIAKKSSFLSYAKIELDLQNLEVHSQKIELTDKFTADLITSRALSKTKELIRICEGFYDESTKFLIYKGSSVMDEISGINAQIYNEKNRNYIYFNLKNQGEKR encoded by the coding sequence ATGAAAAATGAGCTTTGTTTGCCAGCTAAATTTGACGAAAAAGTAAAGGCTTACGCTCAAATTTTTGCTAAATTTAACAAAGTTCATAGCTTAAGCAATTATAAAGACATAAGCGAGCAGGTGCTTGATAGCATAAAACCGCTTGAGATTTTTGACCTAAGCGCCAAAACGGCGATCGATGTTGGCAGTGGGGCTGGCTTTCCAGCGATATTTTTAGCGCTTGCGATGCCGCACACTAAGTGGCATCTTTTTGAGCCGATAGCCAAAAAGTCATCATTTCTAAGCTACGCTAAGATCGAGCTTGACTTACAAAATTTAGAAGTTCATAGCCAAAAGATAGAGCTTACAGATAAATTTACGGCTGATCTCATCACCTCAAGGGCGCTTAGTAAGACAAAAGAGCTTATAAGAATTTGCGAGGGATTTTATGATGAGAGCACTAAATTTCTCATCTACAAGGGCTCTAGCGTCATGGATGAAATTTCAGGCATCAACGCGCAAATTTATAATGAAAAAAATAGAAACTACATATATTTTAATCTCAAAAATCAAGGGGAGAAACGTTGA